One Candidatus Woesearchaeota archaeon DNA segment encodes these proteins:
- the purL gene encoding phosphoribosylformylglycinamidine synthase subunit PurL — MVDDGEQLETIPVKAYSDKELKEFLKSRGLALTVEEAKLVAKKLGRDPTLTELWVFNIEWSEHTSYKSSRDTLKMLPTQAKNVILGPSEDSGIVELGNINGEKWGVVISHESHNHPSQVVPYEGAATGIGGDIRDVLCMGAKVVALSDPLRFGNPHGPNKNKVRYIANSVIDGIAEYGNAVGIPNIGGDVYFNDSFDENCLVNVVCLGIVKAKEIVHSYAPKNSAGHDIVIVGKATDFSGFGGASFASLVLDEKEEDSNKGAVQVPDPFLKNVLIRATYAVFDEVRKQKLDVGFKDMGAGGIMCSTSELGSSAGYGVEIDLDNVHVSISDMPPYVIACGETQERFTWVVPPEFTPTLLKIYNEDFELGNVAEGAKATVIGKIIREQDFILKHRGKLVCRAPIKEVTTGIKYSRDLKEPKTSFREPSIKEPKSFTKVLLKILSHPNVCSREKIFKHYDTSVQGNTVIAPGRADAGVIAPDEVAPYGIALSTDCNPAISRISPYWGAANAVAEAMRNVAAVGAVPAALTDCLNYSNPEVPEGFWQFVEGVKGISDAARFISRYNAGNDPVPVISGNVSFYNQSSKGKAVDPSAIISCIGILDDYSKAITMDAKKSGSMLYLLGERKNQMGGSVYYSLFNEVGTNVPTLDFGREKNMIHSVVSLIGKRLVLSCHDISDGGLAVALSEMAMLGNKGMEIDLAFSELGIEQVLFGENSGFVLEIDKGQARAVEKLLESEDVPFWRIGTTKNEAKLTVRRKKMKLIDVKLEEMDTAWRSGLPLALD, encoded by the coding sequence TTGGTGGACGACGGAGAACAGCTCGAAACAATCCCAGTAAAAGCTTATTCTGACAAGGAGCTTAAGGAATTCCTAAAGTCCAGGGGTTTGGCTCTTACTGTGGAAGAAGCCAAACTGGTTGCTAAAAAGCTGGGCCGGGATCCGACTTTAACTGAGCTTTGGGTATTCAACATTGAATGGAGCGAGCACACTTCGTACAAATCCAGCCGTGACACCCTCAAAATGCTCCCGACACAGGCAAAAAATGTGATTCTTGGGCCTTCTGAGGATTCCGGAATTGTGGAATTGGGCAATATCAATGGCGAAAAGTGGGGGGTTGTCATATCGCACGAATCCCATAACCATCCAAGCCAGGTCGTGCCGTATGAAGGCGCAGCGACTGGAATCGGGGGTGACATAAGGGATGTTTTGTGCATGGGAGCAAAGGTTGTTGCATTGTCTGACCCATTGAGGTTTGGAAATCCGCACGGCCCCAATAAAAACAAGGTCAGGTATATTGCAAATTCAGTGATTGACGGGATCGCAGAGTATGGAAATGCCGTTGGCATCCCGAATATTGGAGGCGATGTGTACTTCAATGATTCTTTTGACGAAAACTGCCTTGTCAATGTCGTATGCCTTGGGATTGTCAAGGCAAAGGAGATTGTGCACAGCTATGCGCCAAAAAATTCAGCCGGGCACGATATTGTTATAGTTGGAAAAGCCACTGACTTCTCAGGCTTTGGAGGCGCATCATTCGCCAGCCTTGTGCTCGACGAAAAAGAAGAGGACAGCAACAAGGGCGCGGTCCAGGTTCCGGACCCATTCCTGAAAAATGTCCTGATTCGCGCAACATACGCTGTATTTGATGAAGTCAGGAAGCAGAAGCTGGATGTTGGCTTCAAGGATATGGGCGCGGGCGGCATAATGTGCTCAACATCAGAATTGGGCTCCAGTGCCGGCTACGGCGTTGAGATTGACCTTGACAATGTGCATGTGTCAATCTCTGACATGCCGCCTTATGTGATAGCATGCGGTGAAACCCAGGAAAGGTTCACATGGGTTGTGCCGCCGGAATTCACACCGACCCTGCTCAAGATTTACAATGAGGATTTTGAATTGGGCAATGTTGCAGAGGGCGCAAAGGCAACAGTCATTGGCAAGATCATCAGGGAGCAGGATTTTATCCTGAAACACAGGGGCAAGCTCGTATGCAGGGCCCCTATTAAGGAAGTTACAACAGGCATTAAGTACAGCAGGGACCTTAAGGAACCAAAAACAAGTTTCAGGGAGCCTTCAATTAAGGAGCCAAAGAGCTTTACAAAAGTCCTTCTCAAAATATTGAGCCACCCGAATGTCTGCAGCCGTGAAAAAATCTTCAAGCATTATGACACAAGCGTGCAGGGCAATACGGTGATTGCACCAGGCCGGGCAGACGCCGGCGTTATTGCTCCGGATGAAGTTGCCCCTTATGGAATAGCCCTTTCAACTGACTGCAATCCTGCAATTTCAAGGATCAGCCCATATTGGGGCGCAGCCAATGCAGTTGCCGAGGCCATGCGAAATGTTGCCGCAGTCGGCGCGGTTCCTGCTGCCCTGACAGACTGCCTGAATTACAGCAATCCTGAGGTTCCCGAAGGATTCTGGCAATTTGTAGAGGGTGTGAAGGGTATCTCCGACGCGGCGAGATTTATTTCAAGGTATAATGCAGGAAATGACCCTGTTCCTGTTATCTCTGGAAACGTCAGCTTCTACAACCAAAGCTCCAAAGGAAAGGCTGTTGACCCTTCTGCGATAATTTCGTGCATTGGAATCCTTGATGATTACAGCAAGGCAATAACAATGGACGCAAAGAAATCCGGCTCCATGCTTTATCTTCTTGGCGAAAGGAAAAACCAGATGGGCGGAAGCGTCTATTACAGCCTTTTCAATGAAGTGGGGACAAATGTGCCCACGCTGGATTTTGGCAGGGAAAAAAACATGATACATTCAGTTGTTTCGCTGATAGGAAAGCGCCTGGTCTTGTCCTGCCATGACATCAGCGACGGCGGTCTTGCCGTGGCATTGTCAGAGATGGCAATGCTTGGGAATAAGGGCATGGAAATTGACCTGGCATTTTCCGAGCTGGGGATTGAGCAGGTCTTGTTTGGCGAAAATTCAGGCTTTGTCCTTGAGATAGACAAAGGCCAAGCAAGGGCTGTTGAAAAATTGCTCGAATCCGAAGACGTCCCATTTTGGAGGATTGGCACAACCAAGAATGAAGCAAAGTTAACTGTCAGGAGAAAAAAGATGAAGCTGATAGATGTTAAGCTGGAAGAGATGGACACAGCCTGGAGATCAGGCCTTCCCCTGGCATTGGATTAA